From one Helicoverpa zea isolate HzStark_Cry1AcR chromosome 10, ilHelZeax1.1, whole genome shotgun sequence genomic stretch:
- the LOC124633783 gene encoding protein takeout-like yields MVQKLLIIASVIISLTNASAPSITPCVSTDSDCITENARRLIPIFADGIPDYGVKTVDPITFKSIDASSPNLKFLLSDLTVKGLKNCKAIKLARSKVKYNLFLKLSCALNIDGDYEMEGEILVLKIVGKGKVHAFLPNIEITADLETVEKEKNGEKYLRIKKFNHSFDLKGKSDLKFEGLLKDNQVLAQATEDLLQNSSNEVIKEIGGKVVETVVTEVVENVNHFFRKLPLKEYYLD; encoded by the exons ATGGTGCAAAAGCTATTAATTATTGCAAGTGTTATAATTAGTTTAACAAATGCCTCAG CTCCGTCTATCACACCGTGCGTATCAACTGACTCGGACTGTATAACCGAAAATGCCAGGAGACTAATACCCATATTCGCCGATGGCATACCAGACTATGGCGTTAAGACTGTGGATCCAATTACCTTTAAAAGCATAGACGCAAGTTCACCGAATCTAAAATTCCTCCTGAGCGATCTTACTGTGAAAGGTTTGAAGAATTGTAAAGCAATCAAATTGGC tcgCAGCAAGGTAAAATAtaacttgtttttaaaattatcctgTGCTCTGAATATTGATGGTGATTATGAAATGGAAGGAGAAATTCTTGTTCTGAAAATTGTTGGAAAAGGGAAAGTCCACGCTTTTCTCC CAAACATTGAAATAACGGCGGATCTAGAAACGGTCGAGAAGGAGAAGAATGGCGAAAAATACTTAAGAATTAAGAAATTCAATCATAGTTTCGACCTTAAGGGCAAGTCTGACCTTAAGTTTGAAGGATTGCTAAAGGACAATCAAGTGTTGG CCCAAGCAACCGAGGACCTTCTACAGAATAGCAGTAATGAAGTTATCAAGGAAATTGGAGGCAAAGTGGTCGAGACCGTTGTTACCGAAGTGGTAGAAAACGTCAATCATTTCTTCAGAAAACTGCCACTGAAAGAGTATTATCTGGACTGA
- the LOC124633781 gene encoding circadian clock-controlled protein daywake-like — translation MCSKGFILVFLAYFSLVTSNLAPFITKCKWDDSKCIKESSMKAIPRFADGIPDLNVETIDPLNVKYVDASSSNIKLIVTDVVVTGLKNCEPKKVQRDIAKSKLFFKVLCSPDLNGKYDMKGQLFVLPIEGNGNLIAKVPKLVINVELDLAEKEGKDGKKHWHVKAWKHTFELKDKSNVKFENLFPNNEFLRNSTSELIAQNGNGVINEIGQPVIKAVVAKVIENIKHFFTAVPTEDLALD, via the exons atgtgctctaaaggttttattttagttttcttgGCGTATTTTTCTTTAGTGACTTCTAACTTGG CACCTTTCATCACAAAATGTAAATGGGACGACTCGAAATGTATCAAGGAATCATCCATGAAGGCCATACCGAGGTTCGCAGATGGAATTCCTGATCTCAACGTGGAGACTATTGATCCCTTGAACGTGAAATATGTTGATGCCAGTTCTTCGAACATAAAGCTGATTGTCACAGATGTTGTTGTCACCGGATTGAAGAACTGCGAGCCTAAGAAAGTTCA GAGAGACATCGCTAAGTCAAAACTTTTCTTCAAAGTTCTATGCTCACCAGACTTAAATGGAAAGTATGATATGAAAGGACAACTCTTCGTCTTGCCTATTGAAGGCAATGGAAACCTTATTGCTAAAGTCC CCAAACTGGTGATTAATGTTGAATTAGACTTGGCTGAAAAAGAAGGCAAAGATGGAAAGAAACATTGGCACGTTAAAGCATGGAAACACACTTTTGAATTAAAGGACAAATCAAATGTGAAGTTTGAGAACTTGTTCCCGAACAACGAGTTCTTAC GTAATTCAACGAGTGAGTTGATTGCTCAGAATGGCAACGGTGTAATTAATGAAATTGGTCAGCCAGTCATCAAAGCTGTGGTCGCTAAAGTTATTGAAAACATTAAGCATTTCTTTACTGCAGTGCCAACTGAAGATCTTGCTTTGGATTGA
- the LOC124633779 gene encoding circadian clock-controlled protein daywake-like yields the protein MTSEVKSVFAMFSLLLLFLCAVVNVLSDPAITLSRCQANDDECVTNAVNAAYPLILDENPDVGAESLDPMYQPEIEGNLSILKFKLFNTTITGFKKCAVESAKYDDEKQTLHLDAACGGFTLSGQYDINGRLIILPVEGTGDYSLITRKYRLIIDLDLKTITGKDGKSYKIVKSFKLEAEPLEPVVYDFRNLFNGQKDLADAVLKFANENWKEVAHEVQSPVFIANVKKIVKNANKYLKSIPIDEYLAQ from the exons ATGACTTCGGAAGTGAAGTCCGTATTCGCTATGTTTTCTCTactgcttttgtttttatgtgcGGTAGTCAATGTACTATCGGATCCAG CTATTACTCTAAGCCGATGCCAAGCCAATGATGACGAGTGTGTCACCAATGCTGTCAATGCTGCATATCCACTGATTCTTGATGAAAATCCTGACGTTGGTGCTGAATCCCTGGATCCCATGTACCAGCCAGAAATTGAAGGGAATCTGTCTATATTGAAGTTCAAACTCTTCAATACAACTATTACAGGATTCAAAAAATGTGCAGTTGAAAGTGCGAA GTACGATGACGAAAAACAGACTCTTCATCTTGATGCCGCCTGCGGGGGTTTCACTTTGAGTGGCCAATACGATATCAATGGCCGGCTTATAATTCTCCCCGTTGAAGGAACAGGCGACTACAGCCTTATTACAA GAAAATACCGCCTTATCATCGACTTGGATTTGAAAACGATAACGGGCAAGGATGGGAAATCCTACAAAATTGTGAAGAGTTTCAAACTAGAAGCGGAACCATTAGAGCCAGTTGTTTATGACTTTAGAAATCTATTCAATGGACAAAAAGACTTAG CCGACGCTGTCCTGAAGTTCGCCAATGAAAACTGGAAGGAAGTCGCTCATGAAGTACAGAGTCCTGTATTTATAGCGAATGTCAAGAAAATTGTGAAAAATGCCAATAAATACCTAAAGTCGATACCAATAGATGAATACTTAGCGCAATGA